A window of the Desulforapulum autotrophicum HRM2 genome harbors these coding sequences:
- a CDS encoding amino acid ABC transporter substrate-binding protein: MLKKLLGLLTMIFIMMGAFPCTGPWAGTLEDVRAKDVLTCGISEGIPGFSIPDSTGKWVGFDVDMARAVAAAVLSDPQKIKFVPLASKQKIIAVSSGQVDLTSRTTTWTLKRDGKQGVDFTKIVFYDGQGFMVKKALGVDSATKIDGATVCVTAGTTSELNLADFARANGLKIEALVFDGKKEALNAYATGRCDCFTTDVSQLASLRTTLPNPNDHEIMPEVISKEPLAPLVRHGDNQWKDIVTWVLNGLVAAEEYGITSANVLEMKEKSENPVVQRMLGKSGDTGSYIGLDKDWMVRVIQAVGNYGEIYDRHFGPATALNIPRGVNRLWTKGGLQYALPIR; encoded by the coding sequence GGGGGCTTTCCCATGTACTGGACCATGGGCCGGAACCCTGGAGGATGTCAGGGCCAAGGATGTTTTAACCTGCGGTATCAGCGAAGGTATTCCCGGATTTTCAATTCCCGATTCCACGGGGAAATGGGTGGGCTTTGATGTGGACATGGCAAGGGCTGTTGCAGCCGCTGTCCTGTCGGATCCCCAAAAGATTAAGTTTGTTCCCCTGGCGTCCAAGCAGAAGATCATTGCCGTCTCTTCTGGTCAGGTGGATCTGACCTCCAGGACCACCACCTGGACCTTGAAACGGGATGGAAAACAAGGGGTTGATTTTACAAAAATTGTTTTTTACGACGGTCAGGGATTCATGGTCAAAAAGGCTTTGGGCGTTGACTCTGCAACCAAGATTGACGGCGCAACGGTATGCGTCACGGCCGGCACCACATCGGAATTGAATCTGGCCGATTTTGCCAGGGCCAACGGCCTTAAAATTGAGGCCCTTGTTTTTGATGGCAAAAAAGAAGCCCTCAATGCCTATGCCACGGGCCGGTGCGATTGTTTTACCACGGATGTAAGCCAGTTGGCCTCTTTAAGAACCACCCTGCCCAATCCCAATGATCATGAAATCATGCCTGAAGTCATTTCCAAGGAGCCCCTGGCACCCCTGGTTCGCCATGGGGACAACCAGTGGAAAGACATTGTCACCTGGGTTCTCAACGGACTGGTTGCTGCTGAAGAGTATGGCATCACATCGGCCAATGTCCTTGAAATGAAAGAAAAATCTGAAAATCCCGTTGTCCAGCGCATGCTGGGTAAGTCCGGTGATACGGGCAGCTATATCGGCCTTGACAAGGACTGGATGGTACGGGTAATACAGGCTGTTGGCAACTATGGCGAGATTTATGACCGCCACTTTGGACCTGCCACCGCATTGAATATTCCCAGGGGAGTGAATCGGCTGTGGACCAAAGGCGGACTT